A single window of Uloborus diversus isolate 005 chromosome 5, Udiv.v.3.1, whole genome shotgun sequence DNA harbors:
- the LOC129222896 gene encoding uncharacterized protein LOC129222896, with protein MTKITSTNDLDRLLEFLQDEVEGEERILIATRGFEPCKKTNHFNNRKEKHLTSNINKKLCIFCSEEHKSWNCKKAANLTLQERQGAVENKRCCFLCLRDGHGVKTCHSKMKCQLCGKKHHLFLCRTFSQEHNSSTLKNNEMKEPVIQHDEAVANLSKSSNAFLQTLTVLVRGENIRRTARAVIDSGSQRPYILNATAEEMKYSSKRREYLQHALFGGSNTSTCGHDVYTIYLSSWTEEYSCHFEGLGQAVICNTILASKRGPHLKELRDHGIQLAEDREGPIEILIGADIAGKLITGNHLQLKSGLTAIETKLGWTVIGRSNNESASFLISSMLTTSSCDLWALDSLGITDPAEKKTAIELQEAAKQYFLDTVKIENDRFLVSLPWIEGHLPLPDNFELSDKRLQKIVRSLKSEGLFESYENVLKEWLAENVIEEVPEDEIQRSAHYLPHLPVLKENSTTKIRPVFDASAKQKGAPSLNDCLESGINLIELIPSILFRFRLEKIGVISDIRKAFLQICLSDSDKDFLRFLWIGENGQLKRFCHCRLVFGVSSSPFLLGIVIMHHLQSVLNRGDEKYPENMIELLMKSFHVDNCVTSVSSELELKLFIEVATKAMTERKFDLRGWEYTNYAKEITPSTNVLGMQWDKDADTTFLDQREDAWGTFVQNRVSEIRTLTSKENWRHVPGALNPADLPSRGCSAKKIIQSRWWEGPDWLYLCAEKWPSAEFVANEDEILKEKKKTLVSSTITSLIAQNNNVNAGWYYHYFSKNEKIIRMIGWILRFVGNCRKTKELRKQGSLDAEEFSEAEKRVIKIIQRETFLDEKDVKLKTLKVYKDEDDIIRLNTKIIYREDSHTFTRPVILPSQHHVVKLLIFSFHKRYGHVGTQMLLNLLREHFWILNGRKIVRLIISKCATCKRHSEKSLDADVAPITKDRIRDASVFEVVGIDLAGPSYLKDGKKVWVCLFTCAAYRAVHFELVSDISTDTFLLALRRFVARRGRCTVIYCDNGTNFVGAYNLFKTLGLNRIIEDGSVNRIQWKFNPPTASWWGGWWERLVRVMKNVLKRVIGRACLTYEEMSTVLCDCESTINSRPLTYVSEQESEFVPLSPSLFLQDIKETGMPDCDAADHKRLNKRIKYRLALQKGLRKRFKSEYLGSLIQRPKEQKRSAISVEDVVLIGSDNQKRINWPLGRVIGIIPGRERIKRLVKLKTAREEILRPIQRLYPLEITNGIAEDIQA; from the exons ATGACTAAAATAACTTCCACAAATGACCTAGATCGCCTTCTTGAGTTTCTGCAAGATGAAGTGGAAGGAGAAGAAAGAATTTTGATTGCCACCAGAGGTTTTGAGCCGTGTAAAAAGACAAATCATTTTAATAACCGCAAAGAAa AACATTTGACATCGAATATAAATAAGAAATTATGCATATTTTGTTCTGAGGAACATAAATCTTGGAACTGCAAGAAGGCTGCTAATTTGACTTTGCAAGAAAGACAAGGTGCTGTTGAAAATAAACGTTGTTGTTTTCTATGTTTGAGAGATGGACATGGAGTGAAAACGTGCCATTCAAAAATGAAATGCCAACTGTGTGGGAAAAAACACCATTTATTTTTATGCCGAACTTTTTCACAGGAGCATAATTCTTCGActcttaaaaataatgaaatgaaagaaCCAGTGATACAGCACGATGAGGCTGTGGCCAACTTGTCCAAATCTTCCAATGCTTTTTTGCAGACCTTGACCGTGTTGGTAAGAGGAGAAAATATTAGGCGTACAGCTCGTGCAGTTATCGACTCTGGATCTCAAAGACCATATATCCTCAATGCAACCGCTGAAGAAATGAAATACAGTTCCAAACGTAGGGAATATCTACAACATGCATTGTTCGGTGGATCTAATACATCAACTTGCGGACATGATGTGTATACGATATACTTGTCCAGCTGGACGGAAGAGTACAGTTGTCATTTTGAAGGGCTTGGACAAGCAGTGATTTGCAACACAATATTAGCTAGCAAGCGAGGGCCACATTTAAAAGAACTTAGAGACCATGGCATTCAGCTGGCAGAAGATAGGGAAGGTCCGATTGAAATTCTCATTGGCGCAGATATTGCGGGAAAGTTGATCACGGGGAACCACCTTCAACTAAAGAGTGGACTTACTGCAATCGAAACAAAATTGGGTTGGACAGTCATTGGTCGTTCAAATAATGAGAGTGcaagttttttaatttcttcaatgcTGACAACTAGTTCTTGCGATTTGTGGGCTCTTGACTCACTGGGCATCACTGATCCCGCAGAAAAGAAGACAGCGATTGAATTACAGGAGGCAGCTAAGCAATATTTCTTAGACACAGTTAAGATTGAGAATGATAGATTTTTAGTTAGTTTACCTTGGATTGAGGGTCATCTACCACTTCCTGATAATTTTGAGCTCTCTGACAAAAGACTGCAGAAAATTGTGAGGAGTCTTAAATCCGAGGGACTGTTTGAGTCATACGAAAACGTGCTGAAAGAATGGTTAGCAGAAAATGTTATAGAAGAAGTACCAGAAGATGAAATTCAACGCTCAGCACATTATTTGCCTCATCTACCGGTTTTAAAGGAGAATAGCACAACCAAAATACGTCCCGTTTTTGATGCTTCCGCAAAGCAAAAAGGTGCTCCAAGCCTCAATGACTGTTTAGAGAGTGGAATTAATCTAATTGAATTGATTCCAAGCATTTTGTTTCGCTTTCGCTTGGAGAAAATCGGCGTTATATCGGACATTCGCAAGGCGTTTTTACAAATTTGTCTTTCCGATTCTGATAAAGATTTTTTGCGGTTCTTGTGGATTGGAGAAAACGGCCAACTAAAACGCTTTTGTCATTGTCGCTTAGTATTCGGTGTATCGAGCAGTCCTTTTTTACTTGGAATTGTGATTATGCATCATTTGCAAAGTGTTTTGAACCGCGGAGATGAGAAATATCCAGAGAATATGATTGAATTACTGATGAAAAGTTTTCATGTGGATAATTGCGTAACAAGTGTGTCAAGTGAACTAGAATTAAAGCTTTTCATTGAAGTTGCAACTAAGGCGATGACTGAAAGAAAATTCGACCTAAGAGGCTGGGAATACACAAATTATGCTAAAGAAATCACTCCCAGTACAAATGTGTTGGGAATGCAGTGGGATAAAGATGCAGATAC TACTTTCTTGGATCAAAGAGAAGATGCGTGGGGAACCTTTGTTCAGAATCGTGTCTCCGAAATCAGAACTCTGACTTCCAAAGAGAACTGGCGACATGTACCCGGAGCTTTAAACCCGGCTGATCTTCCGAGCAGAGGCTGCTCTGCTAAGAAAATTATACAATCAAGATGGTGGGAGGGACCTGATTGGCTGTATTTATGTGCTGAGAAATGGCCTTCCGCAGAGTTTGTTGCGAATGAGGATGAAATcctcaaggaaaagaaaaaaactcttgtGTCATCCACAATTACCTCTTTGATAGCTCAGAACAACAATGTAAATGCTGGCTGGTACTATCATTACTTTTCAAAGAACGAAAAAATTATACGTATGATAGGCTGGATATTGAGATTTGTGGgaaattgcagaaaaacaaaAGAACTGAGAAAACAAGGAAGTCTTGATGCAGAGGAATTTTCTGAAGCTGAGAAGAGAGTAATAAAGATTATTCAAAGAGAAACATTCTTAGACGAGAAGGATGTAAAACTGAAAACACTAAAGGTGTATAAAGATGAAGATGATATCATTAGATTAAACACAAAAATCATCTATCGAGAAGACAGTCATACCTTTACAAGACCTGTGATTCTCCCTTCGCAGCATCACGTGgtgaaacttttaatattttcttttcataaaaggTATGGACATGTGGGAACGCAAATGTTACTTAATCTTCTGAGAGAACATTTCTGGATATTAAATGGAAGAAAGATTGTGAGATTAATCATTTCAAAATGTGCTACGTGCAAGAGGCATTCTGAGAAAAGTTTAGATGCAGACGTAGCCCCCATAACCAAAGACCGTATACGAGATGCTTCCGTGTTTGAAGTAGTTGGGATAGACCTGGCCGGCCCATCATATTTGAAAGATGGAAAAAAGGTTTGGGTTTGTCTTTTTACCTGTGCGGCATATAGAGCCGTGCATTTTGAACTTGTGTCCGATATTTCGACTGATACCTTTTTGTTGGCTCTGCGTCGATTTGTGGCTAGAAGAGGGAGATGCACAGTAATCTATTGTGACAATGGCACCAATTTTGTCGGTGCATATAATTTGTTCAAAACCCTGGGCTTGAATAGAATCATCGAGGACGGATCTGTTAATCGAATTCAGTGGAAATTCAATCCTCCAACCGCCTCTTGGTGGGGAGGTTGGTGGGAGCGTTTAGTTCGAGTTATGAAAAATGTATTGAAGAGAGTGATAGGTCGTGCTTGCTTGACGTATGAAGAAATGAGCACGGTTCTTTGCGACTGTGAGTCCACTATCAATTCAAGACCACTGACATACGTTTCGGAGCAGGAGTCAGAGTTTGTTCCTCTGTCTCCATCACTATTCCTTCAAGATATAAAGGAAACTGGAATGCCAGATTGTGATGCTGCAGATCACAAACGccttaataaaagaataaaatatcgacttgCACTTCAGAAAGGTCTTAGGAAAAGATTCAAATCTGAATATTTAGGATCTTTAATCCAAAGACCTAAAGAACAAAAACGGTCAGCAATATCTGTTGAAGATGTCGTTCTCATTGGCAGTGACAATCAAAAACGCATTAATTGGCCCCTGGGAAGGGTGATAGGAATTATTCCTGGAAGAGAAAGAATTAAGAGACTCGTGAAACTTAAAACAGCCCGTGAAGAAATATTGAGGCCGATTCAACGGTTGTATCCACTTGAGATCACGAATGGAATAGCTGAGGATATTCAAGCTTAA
- the LOC129222897 gene encoding uncharacterized protein LOC129222897 — protein MEKVKASRKQYRRLFMIASNDFYKTKAELSSEDKISKLKVIEDKAKLMLASEYEFRELLFASQETEKIIEEEIDASEGYIDKWRILENEFGDFINEKNAHSELSTDIGAASTVHNNFLHYPKINLPTFNGIIKNWLCFWGQFQKIDKDANLDNHDKYAYLAQAMVKGSAADELIKSFSPGGENYEKAVKQLQLRYGKEELLIEVYVRDLLSIVLLKNKSQNISLRQLYDQLETKLRALETLGVTKDKYAAMLYPLAESALPYETLKAWERFRTAH, from the coding sequence atGGAGAAAGTAAAAGCTTCTCGAAAACAATATAGGAGACTGTTTATGATTGCCAGCAATGACTTTTATAAAACTAAAGCGGAGTTATCTTCCGAagataaaatttcgaaattaaaagttATAGAAGATAAAGCGAAGCTAATGTTGGCGAGTGAATATGAATTTAGGGAACTTTTATTTGCTTCCCAAGAGACAGAgaaaattattgaagaagaaaTCGATGCATCAGAGGGCTATATTGATAAATGGAGGATTTTGGAAAATGAGTTTGGTGAtttcattaatgaaaaaaatgcacattCTGAGTTGTCTACTGATATCGGAGCTGCAAGTACTGTACATAATAATTTTTTGCACTACCCGAAAATTAATTTACCCACTTTCAATGGAATTATCAAGAACTGGTTGTGCTTCTGGGGACAATTCCAAAAAATTGACAAGGACGCTAACCTTGATAATCATGACAAATATGCATATTTAGCTCAAGCCATGGTGAAAGGTTCAGCCGCTGATGAACTGATTAAAAGTTTCTCCCCTGGCGGCGAAAACTATGAAAAGGCGGTAAAACAGCTACAATTACGTTACGGAAAAGAGGAGCTTCTCATCGAAGTTTATGTGCGGGATCTGCTATCTAttgtgttattaaaaaataagtcacaAAATATTTCACTCCGACAACTGTACGATCAGTTAGAAACCAAACTGAGAGCTCTAGAGACTTTAGGAGTTACGAAAGATAAATATGCTGCAATGCTTTACCCTCTCGCGGAATCAGCTCTTCCGTATGAGACTTTAAAAGCATGGGAGCGCTTTAGAACTGCACATTGA